A window from Neobacillus sp. PS3-40 encodes these proteins:
- the cwlD gene encoding N-acetylmuramoyl-L-alanine amidase CwlD encodes MKKKKLKVIGFLVGLTVLFFILQYDFIENSSWNSWNLPLSGKIILLDPGHGGPDGGAGDKKTQEKEIALNVSLKVRDLLQEQGALVIMTRETDKDLASSDTRGYSRRKVEDLKTRLKMINDSDTDLFVSIHLNAIPSSRWSGAQTFYAPQHKENERVAKFIQEELRRNLKNTTRKAKPLNRVYILKNAKKPGALVEVGFLSNPTEKANLKKDLYQEKIAASIYKGIIRYFTNEKELRVTD; translated from the coding sequence ATGAAAAAGAAAAAGTTAAAAGTGATTGGTTTTCTAGTTGGATTAACGGTCTTATTTTTTATCCTACAATATGATTTTATTGAGAATAGTTCCTGGAATTCCTGGAATCTCCCCTTGTCTGGGAAAATTATCTTGCTTGATCCTGGTCATGGTGGGCCAGATGGCGGGGCAGGAGATAAGAAGACACAAGAAAAAGAAATTGCTTTAAATGTTTCATTGAAAGTCAGAGATCTCTTACAAGAACAAGGTGCACTCGTTATTATGACTAGAGAAACCGATAAGGATTTGGCGAGTAGTGATACAAGGGGTTACAGCAGGCGGAAGGTTGAAGATCTGAAAACTAGATTGAAAATGATCAATGACTCAGATACAGACCTTTTTGTAAGTATTCATTTAAACGCGATTCCATCATCAAGATGGAGTGGAGCACAAACTTTTTATGCTCCACAGCATAAAGAAAATGAACGGGTGGCTAAATTTATTCAAGAAGAGCTACGCCGCAATTTAAAAAATACAACGCGGAAAGCGAAACCACTTAATCGGGTATATATTTTAAAAAATGCTAAAAAACCAGGTGCTTTAGTTGAGGTTGGCTTTCTTTCAAATCCAACCGAAAAGGCAAATTTAAAAAAGGATTTATATCAAGAGAAAATTGCTGCTTCGATATATAAAGGAATTATTCGCTATTTTACGAATGAAAAAGAACTAAGAGTAACAGATTAA
- a CDS encoding IS1182 family transposase produces MFKNYIMNQLVLPLDLEVKLQNNDIAYHVHHLVESIPHEAFEPFLRNEGCPAYHPRMMLKIILCAYTQSVFSGRKIEALLKDSIRMMWLAQGHEPSYRTINRFRVQSEVKDLIRQCFVQFRCQLIEEKLIDQEAVFIDGTKIEANANKFTFVWKKSVEKYHQSLIEKSNQLYNELLENEIIPEIKCESDEQLSLEEIAQLVKKVDDVVTEYDKQIEVSTDVLERKALRSERKYPKQVRKQLIDFVLRKQKYQQDFEIFGTRNSYSKTDPDATFMRMKDDYMQNGQLKAGYNVQIATEGQYALAYSLFSNPTDTRTLIPFLDEIEQHYFELPKHIVADAGYGSEQNYNDILSNRKREALITYNMYLKEQKKKYKQNTFNPDNWQYNEETDTYTCPNQKLLKFQYYSIRNDRTDFQRKFKIYECEDCSGCPFRSSCTKAKEGNNRKLMVNEKWEQQKEYVREKLSEEKTSAIYRKRKIDVEPVFGFLKANLRFSRFSVRGKSKVENEMGLALMAVNLRKFTANN; encoded by the coding sequence ATGTTCAAAAATTATATCATGAATCAATTAGTTTTGCCTTTAGATTTAGAAGTAAAATTACAAAATAATGATATTGCCTACCATGTCCATCATTTAGTTGAAAGTATCCCTCATGAAGCGTTCGAACCATTTCTTCGAAATGAGGGTTGCCCAGCCTATCATCCACGCATGATGCTTAAAATTATCTTATGTGCCTACACACAATCTGTCTTTTCAGGGCGTAAAATTGAAGCCTTATTAAAAGATAGTATCCGTATGATGTGGCTGGCTCAAGGACATGAACCAAGCTACCGCACAATAAACCGATTCCGTGTTCAATCAGAAGTGAAAGATTTAATCCGCCAATGTTTCGTCCAATTCCGTTGCCAATTGATTGAAGAAAAACTTATCGATCAAGAAGCGGTTTTTATCGATGGCACAAAGATTGAAGCGAATGCGAATAAATTTACGTTTGTCTGGAAGAAATCGGTTGAGAAATATCATCAAAGTTTAATTGAAAAGTCAAATCAGCTATACAATGAACTACTTGAGAACGAAATCATACCTGAAATTAAATGTGAAAGCGATGAACAGTTATCATTGGAAGAGATCGCTCAATTGGTTAAAAAAGTGGACGATGTCGTAACCGAGTATGATAAACAAATTGAAGTATCGACAGACGTTCTAGAACGAAAAGCCTTAAGAAGTGAACGTAAATACCCGAAACAAGTGCGTAAACAGTTGATTGATTTTGTCTTACGAAAACAGAAATACCAACAAGACTTTGAAATATTTGGCACACGTAATAGCTATTCTAAAACAGATCCGGATGCGACATTTATGCGAATGAAAGATGATTATATGCAAAACGGACAATTGAAGGCAGGTTACAATGTACAAATCGCAACGGAAGGTCAATACGCGCTTGCCTATAGTTTATTTTCAAACCCAACAGATACACGTACGTTAATTCCATTTCTAGATGAGATCGAGCAGCATTATTTCGAGTTACCGAAACACATTGTCGCAGATGCAGGTTATGGTAGTGAACAAAACTATAATGATATCCTTTCGAACAGAAAACGAGAAGCACTTATTACGTATAACATGTATTTGAAAGAACAAAAGAAAAAGTATAAACAAAACACATTTAATCCCGACAATTGGCAGTATAATGAAGAAACAGATACATATACATGTCCCAATCAGAAACTTCTTAAATTTCAATATTATTCTATACGTAATGACCGTACAGACTTCCAACGGAAGTTCAAAATCTATGAGTGCGAAGACTGTTCAGGATGCCCGTTCCGTTCATCATGTACAAAAGCAAAAGAAGGAAACAATCGAAAACTAATGGTGAATGAAAAATGGGAACAGCAAAAAGAATATGTAAGAGAGAAGCTTTCAGAAGAGAAAACGAGTGCCATCTATCGAAAACGCAAAATCGATGTGGAACCAGTTTTTGGATTCTTGAAGGCTAATTTGCGTTTCTCTCGGTTTTCTGTACGAGGAAAATCGAAAGTAGAAAACGAAATGGGCCTCGCGTTAATGGCAGTGAATTTAAGAAAATTCACTGCCAACAACTAA
- a CDS encoding ABC transporter permease subunit → MKTIISYEFYNSFKSFKSILIILFFTLSSILTAHFLSNQPSLTNSMHSGSVYTSSIKLLVFFFGFLFVSSISHDVINKELDFQTIRLLVTKTSKGNIIFGKFLGVFLFWVVSTTACFIIVSLYAKQWFFLDYTVVIIFLFFIVTITLFLSTIIAKPGLTMFIGIFIGIIAPILGFWAAFSTKWFLIPFRYFLPYYYVVQSNGYLIFPALFGFILLFISYFIFKRKDL, encoded by the coding sequence ATGAAAACAATAATATCCTACGAATTTTATAATTCCTTCAAAAGTTTTAAATCAATTTTAATTATCCTATTTTTTACTTTATCCTCGATACTTACTGCTCATTTCCTTTCTAATCAACCTTCGCTAACAAATTCAATGCATTCTGGATCAGTATATACTTCCAGCATAAAACTTTTAGTCTTTTTCTTTGGATTTCTTTTTGTGTCATCTATTTCACATGATGTGATTAATAAAGAATTAGACTTTCAAACCATTCGCTTGCTTGTTACTAAAACCTCTAAAGGAAATATTATATTTGGTAAATTTTTAGGGGTATTTTTATTCTGGGTTGTATCCACTACTGCATGTTTTATAATTGTTTCCTTATATGCTAAACAATGGTTTTTTCTAGATTATACAGTTGTAATTATATTTTTATTCTTTATAGTTACCATTACTTTATTTTTATCAACAATTATAGCGAAGCCAGGATTAACCATGTTTATAGGGATTTTTATAGGAATTATTGCTCCTATTTTAGGTTTTTGGGCCGCCTTTTCAACAAAATGGTTTCTAATTCCTTTTAGATACTTTTTACCTTATTACTATGTTGTTCAATCTAATGGATATTTAATTTTCCCAGCATTATTCGGTTTTATTTTGTTGTTTATTTCCTACTTTATCTTTAAAAGGAAGGATTTATAA
- a CDS encoding ABC transporter ATP-binding protein: MRAIEVFQLEKSYKKKQVLNGINLEVNTGEIFGLLGRNGAGKSTFIHTLTGITNKTAGNFKILGFSDKQIDQIKQKIGVMPDTSNLYQHMRAIDFLKYMGKIKDEKKKNQDYKDLLNQVGLFNVEKEKIKSFSFGMKKKISIAQALLGNPDLVFLDEPTSGLDPESGIEIQQLIKRLKQQGKTIFLTSHNLNEVEKICDRVAIMSEGKIVKVGTVRELKMATNESVIIHIRTKPILDKQTISTLINNSDSIRYLKQINDFAIFELDSEENVPYLIDLFRENNIKIYEIKIQEQTLEDVFMAV, from the coding sequence ATGAGGGCGATTGAAGTATTTCAACTTGAAAAAAGTTATAAAAAGAAACAGGTATTAAATGGGATTAATTTAGAGGTTAATACAGGAGAAATTTTTGGACTTCTAGGAAGAAATGGGGCTGGGAAATCAACCTTTATTCATACTTTAACAGGAATAACAAATAAAACAGCAGGTAATTTTAAAATTTTGGGTTTTAGTGATAAACAAATTGATCAAATTAAACAAAAAATTGGAGTAATGCCAGATACATCTAATTTATATCAGCATATGAGGGCAATTGATTTTCTAAAATACATGGGGAAAATAAAAGACGAAAAGAAAAAAAATCAAGATTATAAAGATCTTTTAAATCAAGTAGGTTTATTTAATGTTGAAAAAGAAAAAATTAAATCATTCTCTTTTGGAATGAAGAAAAAAATAAGCATTGCTCAAGCATTATTGGGTAATCCGGATTTAGTTTTTTTAGATGAACCTACATCAGGGCTAGATCCAGAGTCAGGTATAGAAATTCAACAGTTAATAAAAAGATTAAAGCAACAAGGAAAAACTATTTTTCTAACTTCGCATAATTTAAATGAAGTAGAAAAGATATGTGATCGAGTTGCTATTATGAGCGAAGGAAAGATAGTTAAAGTTGGAACTGTTCGAGAGCTAAAAATGGCTACTAATGAATCTGTTATTATTCATATTCGTACAAAACCAATTTTGGATAAACAAACAATAAGTACATTAATAAATAATTCAGATTCTATAAGATATCTTAAACAAATTAACGATTTTGCAATTTTTGAATTAGATAGCGAGGAAAATGTTCCTTATTTAATAGACTTATTTAGGGAAAATAATATTAAGATTTATGAAATTAAAATTCAAGAACAAACTTTAGAAGATGTTTTTATGGCTGTATGA
- a CDS encoding Mrp/NBP35 family ATP-binding protein has translation MLTEVKVREILGGLKDPFIHKTFAEIKAIQDVKIKDEKNHVSVKIAIAKTGTSEQLQLQTQIVNLLKEAGAATVGIRFGELSEGELAKHRGSAGESDESDKSLLSPNSKTTFIAVASGKGGVGKSTVAVNLAVSLARLGKKVGLIDADIYGFSVPDMMGISERPVVENERILPVDRFGVKVISMGFFVEDNAPIIWRGPMLGKMLNSFFKEVEWGELDYLLLDLPPGTGDIALDVHTMLPSCKEIIVTTPHPTAAFVAARAGAMALRTEHEILGVIENMAYFESKVTGEKEYVFGKGGGDKLAEELNTEVLGRLPLAQPNWDEEEFAPSVYQEDHSTGKIYLEIAKHVLASLDK, from the coding sequence ATGTTAACTGAAGTAAAAGTCCGTGAAATACTGGGCGGTCTTAAGGATCCATTTATACATAAAACATTTGCGGAAATAAAAGCTATTCAAGATGTAAAAATAAAAGATGAAAAAAATCATGTAAGTGTTAAGATTGCAATTGCTAAAACAGGCACATCTGAACAACTACAACTTCAGACTCAAATCGTTAACCTTTTAAAAGAAGCTGGAGCGGCGACGGTAGGTATTCGCTTTGGTGAACTTTCTGAGGGAGAATTGGCCAAGCACCGCGGTTCTGCAGGTGAAAGTGATGAAAGCGACAAGAGTTTATTATCGCCTAATAGTAAAACTACTTTTATTGCGGTCGCAAGCGGTAAGGGTGGGGTTGGTAAATCAACTGTTGCTGTTAACCTTGCAGTATCTTTAGCGCGTTTAGGCAAAAAGGTTGGCCTCATTGATGCTGATATTTATGGCTTTAGTGTCCCTGATATGATGGGGATTTCTGAAAGACCTGTAGTCGAAAATGAACGAATTCTTCCGGTAGATCGGTTTGGAGTTAAAGTAATCTCAATGGGCTTCTTTGTTGAAGATAACGCTCCAATCATTTGGCGTGGACCGATGCTTGGAAAAATGTTAAATAGTTTCTTTAAAGAAGTAGAATGGGGAGAACTTGATTACTTGCTATTAGACCTTCCACCAGGAACAGGTGATATAGCATTGGATGTTCATACCATGCTTCCTTCTTGCAAAGAAATCATCGTAACAACTCCGCATCCAACGGCAGCATTTGTAGCTGCGCGTGCAGGAGCGATGGCTTTACGAACTGAACATGAAATTCTTGGTGTTATTGAAAACATGGCCTATTTTGAAAGTAAGGTAACTGGTGAAAAAGAATATGTATTTGGTAAAGGCGGCGGCGATAAATTAGCTGAAGAATTAAACACTGAAGTCTTAGGACGTCTACCGCTAGCTCAACCTAACTGGGATGAAGAGGAGTTTGCTCCTTCCGTCTATCAGGAAGATCACAGTACAGGTAAAATCTACTTAGAAATTGCCAAGCATGTTCTAGCAAGTCTAGATAAATAA
- the gerD gene encoding spore germination lipoprotein GerD, translating into MKAKSMLLLLLVMVFLNSCSSSDTVGSGQVDYEQTKKMVVDILKTDDGKKAIQDVMSDDKMKQKLVMDQKVVSDTIQQTLTTDKASEFWKKTFSDPKFAEGVAKNMKSENEKLLKQLMNDPEYRDMMIQVFKEPEIKKEMADSLKSKEYRDNLQKVITETIESPLFKVKMQEILIKAASELNKGKSSENQPTSGQSKTGGQSGGQSSGA; encoded by the coding sequence ATGAAGGCAAAAAGCATGTTGCTCCTCCTACTCGTCATGGTGTTCCTAAACAGTTGTTCCTCCAGTGACACAGTCGGAAGTGGACAAGTGGATTACGAACAAACAAAAAAAATGGTGGTCGATATTCTTAAAACAGATGATGGGAAGAAAGCAATTCAGGATGTCATGTCTGATGATAAAATGAAGCAAAAATTAGTGATGGATCAAAAAGTTGTGTCTGACACGATTCAACAAACACTTACTACTGATAAAGCTTCTGAATTTTGGAAGAAAACATTTAGTGACCCTAAGTTCGCAGAAGGTGTTGCTAAAAATATGAAATCAGAAAATGAAAAATTGCTTAAACAATTGATGAATGATCCTGAATATAGAGACATGATGATTCAGGTATTTAAAGAACCAGAAATTAAAAAGGAAATGGCTGATTCATTAAAAAGTAAGGAATACCGTGATAATTTACAAAAAGTAATAACCGAAACAATTGAAAGTCCATTGTTTAAAGTAAAAATGCAGGAAATTTTAATTAAAGCCGCTAGTGAATTGAACAAAGGCAAATCAAGTGAAAATCAACCCACAAGCGGGCAAAGTAAAACAGGTGGACAATCTGGTGGGCAAAGCAGTGGTGCATAA
- a CDS encoding KinB-signaling pathway activation protein encodes MTSRIWVKLFLTTLMVGGLTTAIVGFIVRWNEFLPYFTEFKLIDILSTTIWLIAMGFLFSLISQMGFFAYLTIHRFGLGIFKSVFLWNAVQVVLILFGLFDLVYLRFETFSKRGEDLIPYIAIAAVLLVAGLAVAWLKTKQTNKDAFIPALFFMIVVTILEWVPVLRVNEKSWLYLMMFSLITCNAYQLLILHKLNAQSEVVRKRLIGSNNKREVKNKLQKKPSN; translated from the coding sequence GTGACTAGCCGTATTTGGGTAAAACTTTTTTTAACAACTTTAATGGTGGGCGGACTCACAACGGCTATTGTTGGTTTTATCGTTCGCTGGAATGAGTTCTTGCCATATTTTACCGAATTTAAACTAATTGATATTTTATCTACAACGATATGGTTAATAGCTATGGGTTTTCTTTTTAGTTTAATTAGTCAAATGGGCTTTTTTGCTTACTTAACAATCCATCGGTTTGGTTTGGGGATTTTCAAATCAGTTTTCCTTTGGAATGCAGTTCAGGTAGTTTTGATTTTATTTGGGCTTTTTGACTTGGTGTACTTAAGGTTTGAAACATTTTCCAAAAGGGGAGAAGACCTTATTCCTTATATCGCCATTGCAGCGGTACTATTGGTAGCGGGTTTAGCTGTTGCATGGTTAAAAACGAAGCAGACTAATAAAGATGCGTTCATTCCAGCACTTTTCTTTATGATAGTGGTAACAATTTTAGAGTGGGTTCCTGTATTAAGAGTAAATGAAAAAAGTTGGCTTTATCTTATGATGTTTTCATTAATAACATGCAATGCATATCAATTATTAATACTACATAAGCTAAATGCTCAATCTGAAGTGGTACGGAAAAGGCTGATTGGAAGCAATAATAAAAGGGAAGTAAAAAATAAATTGCAAAAAAAACCGTCCAATTGA
- the pdaB gene encoding polysaccharide deacetylase family sporulation protein PdaB has product MNIFMVVNGKFIKQISLILVMAFFAAWFLYIGNISQLPVFSTKDGPKAVYRGEKDIALTFNIGWGDEKAEPILDVLKKENVQSATFFLAGSWAERHPDLVNRIVKDGYEIGILGYTYVDYTDIEDTKIKKDISMAQESFHKLNVKNIKLLRAPTGHFDERTLNIAERYGYTVVHWSVDSKDWTNPGVKDIVENTLHSKKGDIILLHASDSAKQTAKALPQIIGSLRDHGFKLVTVSEMIANGNVQSTEIK; this is encoded by the coding sequence ATGAATATCTTTATGGTGGTAAATGGAAAATTTATAAAACAAATTTCGTTAATTTTGGTTATGGCTTTTTTTGCAGCTTGGTTTCTTTATATCGGAAATATTTCACAGCTGCCTGTCTTTTCAACAAAAGATGGGCCCAAGGCAGTCTACAGAGGAGAAAAGGATATTGCACTTACTTTTAATATTGGCTGGGGAGATGAAAAAGCAGAACCCATCCTGGATGTCTTAAAAAAAGAAAATGTTCAATCTGCTACCTTTTTTTTAGCAGGCTCATGGGCTGAACGTCATCCGGATCTTGTCAATCGTATTGTAAAGGATGGTTATGAAATTGGAATTCTCGGCTATACCTATGTGGATTACACCGACATAGAAGATACCAAAATTAAGAAAGATATTTCAATGGCCCAGGAATCATTTCATAAATTGAATGTAAAGAATATAAAACTTTTACGTGCACCAACTGGACATTTTGATGAACGAACTTTAAATATCGCTGAGCGATACGGGTACACAGTCGTCCATTGGAGCGTGGATTCAAAAGATTGGACAAATCCAGGAGTAAAAGACATTGTAGAAAATACCCTGCATTCAAAAAAGGGTGATATCATTCTTCTACACGCATCAGACTCTGCGAAACAAACAGCAAAAGCATTACCTCAAATCATAGGGAGTTTACGGGATCATGGTTTTAAGCTTGTAACAGTATCTGAAATGATTGCAAATGGAAATGTTCAATCGACAGAAATTAAATAA
- the rocF gene encoding arginase — MRKLSIIGMPMDLGQMRRGVDMGPSAIRYAGINERLKPLFDEIHDLGDIPIGRPEVVIDKESNLRNLDLVSEKSTKLAAKVDEVVQSGSFPLVLGGDHSIAIGTLAGVSKHYKNLGVIWYDAHGDLNTAETSPSGNIHGMPLAVSIGLGHPSLTEIAGYAPKVKPENVVIIGARALDDGEKELIKEIGIKVYTMHEIDRLGMAAVMEETISYLKERTDGVHLSLDLDGLDPNDAPGVGTPVIGGISYRESHLAMEMLEESGIITSAEFVEVNPILDEKNKTATVAVELMGSLFGEKLL, encoded by the coding sequence ATGAGAAAGCTTTCGATTATTGGAATGCCGATGGACTTAGGTCAAATGAGGCGCGGAGTGGACATGGGACCAAGTGCAATCCGCTATGCTGGAATAAATGAAAGGCTAAAGCCCCTTTTTGATGAAATACATGATTTAGGGGATATTCCAATTGGAAGACCCGAAGTAGTGATTGATAAAGAATCAAATCTTCGTAACTTAGACTTGGTTTCAGAAAAAAGTACAAAGTTAGCTGCAAAAGTGGATGAGGTTGTTCAATCGGGTTCGTTCCCGCTTGTCCTTGGTGGTGATCATAGTATTGCCATTGGTACATTAGCCGGTGTTTCAAAACATTATAAAAACCTAGGTGTTATTTGGTATGATGCTCATGGTGATCTTAATACAGCTGAAACATCTCCATCGGGTAATATTCATGGAATGCCACTTGCTGTTAGTATTGGCTTAGGTCATCCTTCTTTAACTGAAATTGCAGGATATGCTCCTAAGGTAAAGCCGGAGAATGTGGTTATTATAGGAGCAAGAGCCCTTGATGATGGGGAGAAAGAACTGATAAAAGAAATAGGGATTAAAGTTTATACGATGCATGAAATTGATCGTTTAGGTATGGCAGCGGTAATGGAAGAGACTATTTCCTACCTAAAAGAAAGAACAGACGGTGTCCATTTATCCTTGGACTTAGATGGATTAGATCCAAATGATGCACCAGGTGTAGGGACCCCTGTTATAGGCGGAATCAGTTATCGTGAAAGCCATCTTGCAATGGAAATGCTAGAGGAATCTGGAATTATAACATCTGCGGAGTTTGTCGAAGTAAATCCAATTTTAGATGAAAAAAATAAAACAGCTACTGTTGCTGTGGAGCTTATGGGCTCATTATTCGGGGAAAAACTTTTATAA
- the sigW gene encoding RNA polymerase sigma factor SigW produces the protein MENIIKKRIKQVKKGDQNAFGEIVEIYKNKVYQLCYRMLGNRQEAEDISQEAFIRAFVNINTYNQDYKFSTWIFRIATNLCIDRIRKKKPDYYLDEEVPGTNGLTMYSQIASSDPLPDKELESLELQETIQKEIVKLPEKYRSVIVLKYIEELSLNEISKILDLPLGTVKTRIHRGREALRQQLRYV, from the coding sequence ATGGAGAATATTATAAAAAAAAGAATTAAACAGGTTAAAAAAGGCGACCAAAATGCATTTGGAGAAATTGTTGAGATTTATAAAAATAAAGTATATCAACTGTGCTACAGGATGCTTGGCAATCGCCAAGAAGCAGAAGATATTTCACAGGAAGCGTTTATCCGTGCCTTTGTTAATATAAATACCTATAATCAAGATTACAAATTTTCAACGTGGATTTTTCGGATTGCCACAAATTTATGTATTGATCGAATCCGTAAAAAGAAACCTGATTACTATCTTGACGAAGAAGTTCCTGGAACGAATGGTCTTACAATGTATTCACAGATTGCTTCAAGTGATCCACTTCCTGATAAAGAATTGGAAAGTTTGGAGTTACAAGAGACAATTCAAAAAGAAATAGTGAAATTACCTGAAAAGTATCGGTCCGTAATTGTTTTAAAATATATTGAAGAGTTATCTTTAAATGAAATTAGCAAGATTCTTGATTTGCCTCTTGGAACGGTGAAAACTAGAATTCATCGGGGGCGAGAAGCCTTAAGGCAACAACTACGTTATGTATGA
- a CDS encoding anti-sigma factor, translated as MKCPEEIIELMHAFLDEEIEPEMERSLREHLRSCKECESIFNELNKTIAFVRSSSNMQAPDHFTENIMAKLPKEKKRARAGRWLQNHPFAAAASLFFVLMMTSLLSNWNQDQEFSVSDQQNLIVKNHTVIVPKGEVVNGDVVVQNGKLRIEGEVKGNVTVINGKEYMASAGHVTGDIKEVNQVLDWIWYYLKKTSKDVIHVFNGNKTN; from the coding sequence TTGAAATGCCCCGAAGAAATCATAGAATTAATGCATGCATTTTTAGATGAAGAAATTGAACCGGAAATGGAAAGGTCCCTAAGAGAGCACCTTCGTAGCTGTAAGGAGTGTGAAAGTATATTTAATGAACTGAATAAAACGATTGCTTTTGTTCGAAGTTCCTCAAATATGCAAGCACCTGATCATTTCACAGAAAATATTATGGCGAAGCTTCCAAAGGAAAAGAAAAGGGCGAGAGCTGGGCGTTGGTTGCAAAACCATCCTTTTGCGGCGGCCGCTTCCTTATTTTTTGTATTGATGATGACTAGTCTTTTGTCGAACTGGAATCAGGATCAGGAATTTTCAGTTTCAGATCAACAAAATTTGATTGTTAAAAACCATACTGTAATTGTCCCTAAAGGGGAAGTTGTGAATGGAGATGTCGTAGTCCAAAATGGGAAGCTTAGAATTGAGGGAGAAGTAAAGGGTAATGTGACGGTGATTAATGGGAAGGAATATATGGCGTCTGCAGGCCATGTTACGGGGGACATCAAAGAAGTAAATCAAGTATTGGACTGGATTTGGTATTATCTTAAGAAAACGAGCAAGGATGTAATCCATGTTTTTAATGGAAACAAAACTAATTAA
- the cdaA gene encoding diadenylate cyclase CdaA: MPFADVGFLKYLATIVDILLVWYVIYKLMMVIRGTKAVQLLKGIFVILLVRVVSEFLGLKTLSWMMQNAITYGFLAIIIIFQPELRRALEQLGRGKFFSRSNGPEDEEQEKAVDAILKATEYMAKRRIGALMSIERETGMSDYIETGISMNAKISSELLINIFIPNTPLHDGAVIIQKNNVSAAACYLPLSESPFISKELGTRHRAALGISEVTDSITVVVSEETGGISLTKNGELHRDLNMDSFKELLSNELLIKNKVKQASSAPWNWRGKKNG, translated from the coding sequence ATGCCGTTTGCAGATGTGGGATTCTTGAAGTATTTAGCTACTATTGTTGATATTCTCCTTGTTTGGTATGTCATTTATAAATTGATGATGGTGATAAGAGGAACAAAGGCCGTTCAATTATTAAAAGGAATCTTTGTCATTCTTCTTGTGAGAGTTGTCAGCGAATTCCTCGGCTTAAAAACATTAAGCTGGATGATGCAAAATGCCATAACATATGGATTTCTTGCGATTATTATTATCTTTCAGCCCGAGTTACGAAGAGCGCTCGAGCAATTGGGAAGGGGTAAATTCTTTTCAAGAAGCAATGGGCCAGAGGATGAGGAACAAGAGAAAGCTGTTGATGCCATTTTAAAAGCAACAGAGTATATGGCAAAACGAAGAATTGGTGCCTTGATGTCAATTGAAAGAGAAACTGGAATGAGTGATTACATAGAAACGGGCATTTCTATGAATGCCAAAATTTCTTCTGAATTACTGATCAATATTTTTATTCCAAATACACCACTTCATGACGGGGCAGTTATTATACAGAAAAATAATGTTTCTGCGGCAGCTTGTTATCTACCTTTATCAGAAAGCCCCTTTATATCCAAAGAACTCGGGACCAGACACCGAGCAGCCCTTGGAATCAGTGAAGTAACAGATAGTATTACTGTCGTGGTATCTGAGGAGACAGGTGGTATTTCATTAACAAAAAATGGAGAGTTGCACCGCGATTTAAATATGGATTCTTTTAAAGAGTTACTCTCGAATGAACTGTTAATAAAAAACAAGGTAAAACAGGCTTCTTCAGCGCCCTGGAACTGGAGGGGGAAGAAAAATGGATAA